From the Pedobacter cryoconitis genome, one window contains:
- a CDS encoding histone deacetylase: MTKIAYHPIYAHPLPEGHRFPMLKYELIPEQLLHEGVITTDQLFAPEQLSEEIVLLSHDPGYWAQLRDFTLPPREQRRIGFPLNAQLLERELRIAQGTIDGALFAKESGLAFNVAGGTHHAGSDWGEGFCLLNDQAIAANYLLSKGIYKRILIIDLDVHQGNGTAQILENVPGVFTFSMHGEKNFPFRKEVSDWDIGLDVGTGDDVYLSLLAHVLPELYQRHQPEFVFYLSGVDVLATDKLGKLGMSKQGCMARDSMVFQFCKEHGLPVQVSMGGGYSPSIKDIVEAHCNTFKAGLDLLSPI, encoded by the coding sequence ATGACAAAAATAGCTTATCATCCTATATATGCACATCCTTTACCGGAGGGGCATCGTTTCCCGATGTTAAAGTATGAATTGATACCGGAACAGTTATTACATGAGGGCGTGATTACTACAGATCAGCTTTTTGCACCTGAACAGCTGAGTGAAGAGATTGTATTGTTATCACATGATCCTGGATATTGGGCACAATTGAGAGATTTTACTTTACCGCCAAGAGAACAGCGCAGGATCGGTTTCCCGCTCAATGCGCAGTTATTGGAACGCGAGCTGAGAATTGCGCAGGGAACTATTGACGGAGCTTTGTTCGCCAAAGAGTCTGGTCTTGCTTTTAATGTGGCTGGTGGAACACATCATGCGGGTTCTGATTGGGGCGAAGGGTTTTGTTTATTGAATGATCAGGCAATTGCTGCGAATTATCTGTTGAGTAAAGGAATTTATAAACGGATTTTGATTATAGATTTAGATGTGCATCAGGGGAATGGTACAGCTCAGATTCTGGAAAATGTACCGGGTGTATTTACTTTTTCTATGCATGGGGAAAAGAACTTTCCTTTCCGCAAAGAGGTTTCTGATTGGGATATTGGGTTGGATGTGGGGACCGGGGATGATGTTTATCTTTCTTTGCTTGCACATGTGCTGCCAGAACTTTACCAGCGGCATCAACCTGAGTTTGTTTTTTATTTATCAGGTGTGGACGTTTTAGCTACAGATAAGTTAGGAAAACTGGGTATGAGTAAGCAAGGATGCATGGCGCGGGACAGCATGGTTTTTCAGTTTTGCAAAGAACACGGGCTGCCGGTGCAGGTGAGTATGGGAGGAGGGTATTCACCCTCGATTAAAGATATTGTAGAAGCGCATTGTAATACCTTTAAGGCAGGTCTGGATTTGTTATCTCCAATTTAA
- a CDS encoding bestrophin family protein, protein MINYNPKDWFTFIFHIHKADTFRKLWPLMLSVAVFSGIIAYTELHFLKLAQTATVKNIGMMHSLLGFVISMLLVFRTNTSYDRWWEGRRLLGELTNISRNLAIKIKSLKLGEKEYEYFSYAIPKYAFALKEHLREKQYFGKNSFLVEVDGGKHIPNQVAASLSARIFDLEAAGKISGEQLIILSGDLNRFTDICGGCERIKKTPIPFSYSAFIKKFLFIYVITLPFGWVFSLGYFVIPIVPFILYVLASLELIAEEIENPFGQDANDLPVDEICNNIEKHVGEILN, encoded by the coding sequence ATGATAAATTACAATCCTAAAGATTGGTTCACCTTTATTTTTCATATCCATAAGGCGGATACGTTTCGGAAATTATGGCCGCTCATGCTTAGTGTTGCTGTATTTTCTGGTATCATTGCCTATACGGAGCTTCATTTTTTAAAGTTAGCACAAACGGCGACAGTCAAGAATATCGGTATGATGCATAGTCTGCTGGGGTTTGTGATTTCCATGTTATTGGTTTTCCGGACAAATACTTCTTATGACCGTTGGTGGGAGGGCAGAAGATTATTAGGGGAACTGACAAATATCAGCCGTAACCTGGCTATCAAGATCAAATCTTTAAAGTTAGGTGAAAAGGAGTATGAATATTTCAGCTATGCGATTCCTAAGTATGCTTTTGCATTGAAAGAACATTTGCGGGAAAAGCAATATTTCGGTAAAAACAGTTTTTTGGTGGAGGTTGATGGGGGGAAGCATATTCCTAATCAGGTTGCAGCAAGTCTTTCTGCGCGGATTTTCGATTTAGAAGCAGCGGGTAAGATTTCCGGGGAACAACTGATTATATTGAGTGGCGATCTGAACCGTTTTACGGATATTTGCGGAGGATGTGAGCGGATCAAAAAGACGCCCATTCCTTTTTCTTATAGTGCTTTTATCAAAAAGTTCTTGTTTATCTATGTGATCACCTTGCCATTCGGCTGGGTTTTTAGCCTGGGTTATTTCGTGATTCCGATCGTACCATTTATATTATATGTACTGGCGAGTTTGGAGCTGATTGCTGAGGAAATAGAAAATCCATTCGGGCAGGATGCGAATGATTTGCCTGTAGATGAGATTTGTAATAATATTGAAAAGCATGTGGGGGAGATTCTGAATTAA
- the kynU gene encoding kynureninase yields the protein MNFQNTLSFARTMDQQDPLRKFRDEFLFPQQNGKPFIYLCGNSLGLQPKSAREVLGKELDNWQNLAVEGWFEGDSPWMFYHKELKKLMAPIVGALPAEVCPMNTLTVNLHLLLVSFYRPQQKRFKIIMEAGAFPSDQYALESQVRFHGYDPAEAIIEVAPRAGEYTLRTADIIARIAENADELALVLFGGINYFTGQWFDMKAITEAGHAAGAVVGFDLAHAAGNVPVQLHDWDIDFACWCSYKYQNSGPGGIGGIFVHEKHFEDDALNRFAGWWGYKESTRFKMEKGFVPEPGADGWQISCSQVMPMALYYASLQIFEAAGFMGPIRDKSKLLTAYLIYIIDQVNLAIGHQQYQVITPENENDRGTQVSIIASGNAKGVFEKLVAHNVLGDWREPNVIRLSPVPLYNSFEDVFLTGELLLKISKEIAV from the coding sequence ATGAACTTTCAAAATACATTATCATTTGCCAGGACGATGGATCAACAAGATCCCTTGCGAAAATTCCGTGATGAATTTTTATTTCCACAGCAAAATGGTAAACCTTTTATATATCTGTGTGGCAATTCACTCGGACTTCAGCCCAAATCTGCACGTGAGGTGCTTGGAAAAGAATTAGACAACTGGCAGAACCTGGCAGTAGAAGGCTGGTTTGAGGGAGATAGCCCATGGATGTTTTATCATAAAGAGCTTAAGAAATTAATGGCACCGATTGTAGGTGCGCTTCCTGCGGAAGTTTGCCCCATGAATACGCTGACGGTTAATCTTCATTTATTACTGGTGAGTTTTTATCGCCCGCAGCAGAAAAGATTTAAGATCATTATGGAAGCCGGCGCTTTTCCTTCTGATCAGTATGCATTAGAAAGTCAGGTTCGTTTTCATGGTTATGATCCCGCAGAAGCCATTATTGAGGTCGCTCCAAGAGCTGGTGAATATACCTTAAGAACAGCAGATATTATTGCACGCATTGCTGAAAATGCAGATGAGCTGGCCTTGGTTTTGTTTGGTGGAATTAACTACTTTACAGGTCAGTGGTTTGATATGAAGGCTATTACTGAAGCTGGTCATGCTGCTGGCGCAGTTGTAGGATTTGATCTGGCACATGCCGCTGGGAATGTTCCCGTGCAATTGCATGATTGGGATATAGATTTCGCTTGCTGGTGTTCCTATAAATATCAGAATAGCGGACCTGGAGGAATAGGCGGCATATTTGTTCATGAGAAACATTTTGAAGATGATGCATTGAACCGTTTTGCAGGATGGTGGGGATATAAAGAATCTACCCGTTTTAAGATGGAAAAGGGTTTTGTACCTGAACCGGGAGCAGACGGCTGGCAGATCAGCTGTTCGCAGGTGATGCCAATGGCTTTATACTATGCTTCGCTGCAAATTTTTGAAGCTGCTGGTTTTATGGGGCCTATCAGGGATAAGAGTAAGCTTTTAACAGCATATTTGATTTATATCATAGACCAGGTGAATCTGGCTATCGGGCATCAGCAGTACCAGGTGATAACACCGGAAAATGAAAATGACAGGGGTACGCAGGTTTCTATTATTGCTTCTGGAAATGCCAAAGGAGTTTTTGAGAAACTGGTCGCGCATAATGTATTGGGTGACTGGAGAGAGCCGAACGTGATTCGTTTGAGTCCTGTACCTTTATATAATTCTTTTGAGGATGTGTTCCTGACAGGTGAATTGTTATTGAAAATAAGTAAAGAGATTGCCGTATGA
- a CDS encoding Gfo/Idh/MocA family protein, whose amino-acid sequence MQNTIKWGMIGCGDVTEVKSGPAFNKVANSGLVAVMSRNAEKAEDYAKRHQIPKWYNNTQELIDDPEINAIYIATPPLSHEELTIAALKAGKHVYVEKPMAVHAAAGKKMVEAASLYNRKLTIAHYRREQPVFKKIKALLDEQAIGAVKFIKLDYLQPSLTTQELADPKIQWRIDPAIAGGGLFHDIAPHQLDLMLYFFGPIEKAIGISGNQGGLYQADDLVTGVLKFKNNVFFNGTWCFDMPLATQKDLCTITGSKGTISFAVFGPGKIELTVNGETTIFNFDALQHVQQPMIEATVRYFLNESANPCIAADGLTVMEIIDQFSNHNA is encoded by the coding sequence ATGCAGAATACAATAAAATGGGGAATGATTGGATGCGGAGACGTGACAGAAGTAAAAAGCGGCCCTGCTTTTAATAAAGTTGCTAATTCTGGTTTAGTAGCTGTGATGAGCAGAAATGCTGAGAAAGCGGAAGATTATGCGAAGAGACACCAAATCCCAAAATGGTATAACAATACACAGGAATTAATTGATGACCCTGAAATCAATGCCATATATATTGCGACACCACCATTATCACACGAAGAATTAACAATTGCAGCCCTAAAGGCGGGAAAACATGTCTATGTGGAGAAGCCAATGGCTGTCCATGCAGCGGCGGGTAAAAAAATGGTTGAAGCTGCTTCATTATATAACAGGAAGCTAACTATTGCACATTACCGCAGAGAACAACCAGTCTTTAAAAAAATTAAAGCACTGCTGGACGAACAGGCGATTGGAGCTGTCAAGTTTATCAAGCTTGATTATTTACAACCATCCCTGACAACGCAGGAACTGGCAGATCCGAAAATTCAGTGGCGTATAGATCCTGCGATTGCTGGCGGCGGCTTGTTTCATGACATCGCACCTCATCAATTAGACCTGATGTTATATTTTTTCGGGCCAATTGAAAAAGCAATTGGAATTTCAGGTAATCAAGGCGGTTTATACCAGGCAGATGACCTGGTGACAGGAGTATTGAAATTCAAAAATAACGTGTTTTTTAATGGAACGTGGTGCTTTGATATGCCTTTAGCCACTCAAAAAGACCTTTGCACGATTACCGGATCAAAAGGTACTATCTCTTTTGCTGTTTTTGGACCAGGTAAAATAGAGCTAACAGTAAACGGAGAAACAACTATTTTTAATTTCGATGCACTTCAGCATGTACAACAACCGATGATTGAGGCAACTGTTCGCTATTTCTTAAATGAATCGGCTAATCCTTGTATTGCAGCAGATGGGCTGACTGTGATGGAAATTATTGATCAGTTTTCAAACCATAATGCTTAA